GTACATAGAAGCTGCTAGAGCTATTGGTCTCAGTTCATGGACTATAATGTTTAAGCACATCTTACCAAACATAGTGGGTCCAATATTAGTGTACATAACCTTAGATTTTGGTAGCGTGGTTCTGATGGAAGCAGGATTAAGCTTCTTAGGGTTGGGAGCAACACCCCCAATTGCAGATTGGGGAAGAATAGTATATGATGGTGCCCAGTATTTCCCAAAGGCCTGGTGGTTAGTCTTCTACCCCGGTCTAATAGTCATGTTTGTAGCACTCGGATGGAACTTGCTTGGAGATGGACTTAGAGACATCTTAGATCCAAAAACAAGAAGGAGCATAGAGTTCAAGGTTAAAAGGAGCAAAAAGGAGGGAGAGGAAAATGCCTGAGCCCATACTCCAAGTTAGAGACCTAACCGTTCACTTTTATACATATGCAGGAATAGTAAAAGCCATTGAAAAAGTCTCCTTCGATGTTTACAAAGGTGAAACTTTTGCCTTAGTAGGAGAAACAGGATGTGGAAAAAGCGTAACTTCAAGAGCTTTAACCCAACTTATAGAAAGTCCTGGAAGAATAGTAGGTGGTAAGGTAATCTATTATTCGGAGAAAGGTCCCGTTGATTTGTTGCAATTAAGCGAAGAAGAAATTAGGGAGATCAGAGGAAACGAGATAGCGTACATATTTCAGGATCCTCACGCCTCTCTTGATCCATTATACACTGTGGGCTACCAAATAGCAGAGGGTATGGAGGTTCATGGAAGAATAAAAAATATAAAAGAAGGTGTCAAAAAGGCTGTTGATATATTAAGATCTGTTCTAATCCCTGATCCAGAGAAGAGAGTTCACAACTACCCCCATGAACTCAGTGGTGGTATGAAACAGAGAGTTGTTATCGGAACCGGAATTGCGAATAATCCAAAGGTACTCATAGCTGACGAACCTACAACTGCACTCGATGTAACGGTTCAGGCCCAAATTTTGGATTTGATAAATGAGCTTAAAGCAAAATACCGTGCAACTGTTATCTTAATTACCCATAATCTAGGTGTCGTTGCAGAAACTGCTGATAGAGTAGCAGTCATGTATGCAGGAAAAATTGTGGAAATAGGAAGTGTGAAACAGATATTTAAGAATCCGCTGCATCCATATACAAAAGGTCTTCTAAATGCTGTTCCAAATCCAATGACAAAAATTGAGCGCTTAGAAGCTATTCCTGGAACAGTGCCAAACTTAATAACTCCTCCTGGTGGATGTAGATTCCATCCAAGATGTCCATATGCCACGGAGGTTTGTAAACAGAAAATACCTGAATTAGTGGAAATAGAAGATGGGCACTTTGTTGCATGCCATCTTTACTGAGGTGATATCATGGAGAAAGTACTCGAAGTTAAACATTTGAAGAAATACTTCCCAGTTAAGGGATTATTCTTCACAAAGGGCTATGTAAAGGCAGTGGATGATATAAGTTTCGAAATTTACAAGGGCGAAACCTTTGGGCTAGTGGGAGAAAGTGGGTGTGGAAAAACAACAACCGGAAGGACAATATTGAGGCTCATAGAGCCTACTAGTGGAGAAATAATATTCAAAGGAAAAAACGTTACAGAACTTAAAGGCGAAGAGCTCAAACAGTTCCGTAAGGACGCCCAGATAATGTTTCAAGACCCATACTCCTCCCTTAATCCAAGACAAACTGTTTTTGAAATTATAATGGAACCTGTAAGATTTCATGGAATTCATGTAGATGATCCAGAGGAATTTGTAGTTAAGCTTTTAGAAAGTGTTGGATTGAACGAAATGCACTTGTATCGTTATCCTCATGAATTTAGTGGAGGTCAGAGACAGAGAATAGCACTAGCCCGACTATTAGCATTAAAGCCAGAATTTATCGTGTTAGACGAACCCACCTCAGCACTTGATGTTTCAGTACAAGCAAACATCCTAAACATGCTAAAGGACCTTCAATACGACTTTGGATTTACATATCTCTTTATTTCCCATGACCTTGGAGTTGTTAAGTACATGAGTCACAGAATGGGCGTGATGTACCTAGGAAAACTCGTAGAAGTTGGCCCTGCAGAAAGAATCTTCGAGAATCCATTACATCCGTATACCCAATTCTTGCTCTCAGCAATACCAGTTCCCGATCCAGAGCTCGCTGAAGAATTAAAGGCCAAAAGACAGAAGATTAGTGGAGAACCCCCAAGTCCAATAAATCCGCCGAGTGGATGTAGATTCCATCCAAGATGTCCCTACGCAAAAAGTATATGTAAAACAGACGAGCCACCATTAGTAGAAGTAGAGAAAGACCACTATGTGGCCTGTTGGTTGTATTCAAAAGCGTGAATGGATCCTGCAAACCCATTGTCTCTCTCCACAAGTTCCGTATAAATTAGGTCTTTTTTTCCTTTTTCATTATATATACCCTCTTTTCTGATTTCAATTGTGTAGTATCTCCATTCCACAGCTTTTATTTTCACGCTCTCAAGTTCCTGTGGGTTTTTAATTCCAAGAACTTTTTGAAGAAGTGCCAGTGCCAAAAGACTTTCCCGATTTTCCCTTGCCAATTCTTCGTCTTTCTCTTTATGTCTCTTAAACCCGCTTGGAATTCCAAATAGTCGGAAAAGATTCCACTTGCGAATATGGCGAAGTCTTTCGTCTAGTTTCTTGCCTGAGCGGTGATATATCTCTTTAAAGACATCCTTGATAAAATACTCCACATTTTCTTCATCAATTAAGTTTGGGAGCGGAGTACGTGAGTCTTTACGTAGGCTTCTGTCAAATTTCTTAATAAGGACACTGACATGTTCGATCTTTTCGACTTTCTTTGAGAAATAGGCATCTATCATAAAGAGCTCCCCATTAATATCAATCACCAGGTATGGGATCTCGATTTTCATGGAAGTCACTACATCAAAAAGCTATATAAACGCTTTTCTCATAGGCATGATGATGGTTATGGAGGTTAGTGAACTTAAATCACTTGGAGTAGACGAAAGGATAATAAGGCTAATTCAGGAGCGAGGCATAGAAAGGCTTTATCCTCCTCAAGCGGATGCCTTAAGAACTGGAGTACTTAAGGGGAAGAATTTAGTTTTAGCGATTCCAACTGCCTCTGGAAAAACCCTCGTTGCAGAAATTGTCATGGTCAACAAAATCCTTCATGAAAAGAGTAAGGCTATCTATCTTGTTCCTTTAAAGGCCCTCGCTGAAGAAAAATACAAAGAATTTAAATTCTGGGAAAAACTGGGGATCAAAATTACTATGACTACTGGAGACTACGACAGTACCGAGAGTTGGCTTGGAAAATATGATATTATTATAGCCACTTCTGAGAAATTTGACTCACTTCTAAGGCATAAATCTCCATGGATAAAGGACATTAGACTCGTAGTAGCCGATGAGATTCATCTTCTTGGTTCTTATGATAGAGGAGCAACTCTTGAAATGATTCTCTCTCATCTAATGGATAAAGCTCAAATACTTGGTTTAAGCGCTACAGTGGGAAATGCAGAAGAACTCGCTGAGTGGTTAAATGCAGAATTAGTTGTGAGTGAGTGGAGACCAGTTACTCTAAAAAGAGGTGTTTTTTATCATGGTCAGCTTTTCTGGGAAGACGGAAGCATAGAGAAGTTTCCAAGTCAATGGGACTCTCTCGTTCTTGATGCTGTAAAGAAAGGCAAGCAAGCATTAATTTTTGTTAACACCAGAAGAAGTGCTGAAAGAGAGGCCCTCCTTTTGAGTGGAAAGATATCAAGATTTTTGACAAAACCAGAAGAAAGAAGGCTAAAGCAATTGACAAATGAACTTGAAAATACTCCAACGAATGAGAAACTTAAAGAATCCTTGGCAAAGGGCGTTGCATTCCACCATGCAGGTTTGGGAAGGGCAGAACGTTCAATTATAGAGGACATGTTTAGAGAAGGAGTTATTAAAGTAATAACAGCAACTCCAACATTAAGTGCTGGACTTAACCTTCCTGCTTTTCGTGTTATTATCCGGGATACCAAACGTTATTCAAATTTTGGGTGGACTGATATCCCCGTTCTTGAGATCCAGCAAATGATGGGAAGGGCAGGGAGACCAAAATATGACAGAGAAGGCCAGGCAATTATAGTGGCAAAAACAGAAAAACCAGAGAACATCATGAAAAGATACATTATGGGCAAGCCAGAAAAACTCTTCTCAATGCTTTCAAATGAAGCATCTTTTAGAAGCCAAATTCTAGCGCTGATAACCAATTTTGGAGTTGGAAACTTTAAAGAACTAATTAATTTTCTCGAAAGAACTTTCTATTACCATCAGCGAAAGAACCTAGAAGCGCTTGAAGGTAAGGCAAAAAGTATAGTATACTTCCTTCTTGAAAATGAGTTCATAGATATTGACTTAAATGATCACTTCATGCCACTTCCATTTGGCATTAGGACTTCTCAGCTGTATCTTGATCCATTGACGGCCAAGAAATTCAAAGATGCGTTTGAAATGCTTGAGAAAAAGCCAAATCCATTGGGAGTTTTCCAACTTTTAGCTTCAACTCCTGACATGACGTCTTTGAGAGTAAGGCGAAAAGAACAAGAAGACATCTTGGATTATGCCTACGAAATGGAAGAGTACCTATACCAAAGTATCCCTTACTGGGAGGATTACAAATTTGAAAAATTTTTGGGAGAGGTAAAAACTGCAAAACTCCTCCTCGACTGGATTAATGAAGTAAACGAAGCGAAAATTCTTGAAACTTATGAAATAGACACGGGTGATCTTTATAGACTCTTGGAACTTGTTGACTGGTTAATGTATTCTTTGGTAGAACTGTATAAGCTTTTCAATCCCAGGCCCGAAGTTATTGAATTTTTGAAAAAGCTTCACATACGAGTTAAACATGGAGTTAGGGAAGAGCTTCTTGAGCTTATTACCCTACCGATGGTGGGAAGAAAGAGAGCCAGGGCTCTCTACAATGCTGGCTTCAAAGGAATAGAAGATATTGTAAAAGCAAAACCAAGTGAACTTCTCAGAGTAGAGGGCATTGGTGTCGGAGTTTTAGAGAAGATTTATCAACACTTTGGGGTTGAATTACCAAAGATTCGAGAGAAGAAAAAGGCCAAGAAAGGGACTCTAGATGCATTTTTCAAATGAGCAACTTTTTTAAGGCTTTCCACATTAGATGGGTGTGGGCAATGATAATCTGTGTAGTAGGAATGCCAGGATCCGGAAAAGGCCAAATAGTAAGAATTTTTGGAAAATATGGTGTGCCTCACGTTTCTATGGGAGATATTGTAAGAGAGGAAGCTGATAAAAGAGGGATGCCAAGAACACCAGAAGGCATGAATAGTGTGAGCATACAGTTAAGGCAAGAACTCGGAGACAATGCAGTAGCAAAACTCACAGTACCCCGAGTAAAAGAGCTTTTGAAAACTAATAAGGCCGTTATAATTGATGGAGTACGCTCTTTAGATGAAATCCAAACGTTTAAAGATGCATTTCCTGAAGAGAAAATTGTCATAATAGCTGTCCACTCTTCTCCAAAACGGAGATTTGAACGACTTAACAGAAGAGGACGAAGCGATGATCCGAGAACGTGGAGTGAATTTGAGGCAAGGGATTGGAAAGAACTCAAATTTGGTATTGGAAGTGTTATCGCTCTAGCGGATTATCTAATTGTCAATGAAAACCATATAACGGACTTTCGTAGGGAAATAGAAAGGCTTGCAGAGAATCTTGGGATAAAAAAGAGATCCTCATCTTCTAAGCCACGCTTCTAGGCCAGTTTGTTTTGATCTTTGATATTTTAGGTCCTCTTTTTTATAGCCAAACGCTTCAAGTATTCTTAAAACTGCCGGAAGGACTTGGTTCTCTATATAATAGTCAGGATCATATTTGTGCTTTCTTGGGTCGTATTCTGTAAGCAAGACTACTCTATCGCTTATCTTTCCTCCTCCCTTAAGAACGATGTAACTTATTATCGTACCGGGTTTCACTTTTATGCCCTTCGCTGCGAGCCTTTTTGCTATTGCCACATGCGGACCAATTGCCTTATAGTCTTTTAATTCTCTTGTAATCTGTTCGTGAATGACAAGCTTCTCAAGAGGCACTTTATATTTAGCTATTCTCTCTACAACGCTTTTTACTATTTCCACAGCTTTTTCTACACTTCCCTCCCTGAGTATCGCTTCTAATACTTTGGCTTGAGTTTCCTTGGCTATTTCACTCCAATCTCTTCTCACAACTTCAAGACCCCTTGTAGTTATTCTGCCATCTTCATCAATAACTGCATAGCGTTTCTTTGTCACAAAGAATCCCCTCAAATAGAAACCCTCGTACTCGAGTTCAAGTAAACCAGGAAGCTTTGAATTTATATAATCCAAAAATTCTTTAGCCTTCTTTTTAATGGTTTCGGGCGTTTCACCTGGTAATGTGGCATAAAATCCATCCGTATCAGCATATAGGACTTTAAAGCCAAATTTCTCCTCTATTTCTCTTATGCTCATCTCTATGTAGTGTCTCCCCCAGGCCGTAACACTCTCTGCGCACTCTTTTGAATACCACCTTGCCTTTGGATACCCTTGATAGCCATAATAACTATTTGCCAGGATTTTCAAAGCTCTCTGCCGATAG
The DNA window shown above is from Thermococcus sp. EP1 and carries:
- a CDS encoding dephospho-CoA kinase; this encodes MIICVVGMPGSGKGQIVRIFGKYGVPHVSMGDIVREEADKRGMPRTPEGMNSVSIQLRQELGDNAVAKLTVPRVKELLKTNKAVIIDGVRSLDEIQTFKDAFPEEKIVIIAVHSSPKRRFERLNRRGRSDDPRTWSEFEARDWKELKFGIGSVIALADYLIVNENHITDFRREIERLAENLGIKKRSSSSKPRF
- a CDS encoding ATP-dependent DNA helicase; this translates as MEVSELKSLGVDERIIRLIQERGIERLYPPQADALRTGVLKGKNLVLAIPTASGKTLVAEIVMVNKILHEKSKAIYLVPLKALAEEKYKEFKFWEKLGIKITMTTGDYDSTESWLGKYDIIIATSEKFDSLLRHKSPWIKDIRLVVADEIHLLGSYDRGATLEMILSHLMDKAQILGLSATVGNAEELAEWLNAELVVSEWRPVTLKRGVFYHGQLFWEDGSIEKFPSQWDSLVLDAVKKGKQALIFVNTRRSAEREALLLSGKISRFLTKPEERRLKQLTNELENTPTNEKLKESLAKGVAFHHAGLGRAERSIIEDMFREGVIKVITATPTLSAGLNLPAFRVIIRDTKRYSNFGWTDIPVLEIQQMMGRAGRPKYDREGQAIIVAKTEKPENIMKRYIMGKPEKLFSMLSNEASFRSQILALITNFGVGNFKELINFLERTFYYHQRKNLEALEGKAKSIVYFLLENEFIDIDLNDHFMPLPFGIRTSQLYLDPLTAKKFKDAFEMLEKKPNPLGVFQLLASTPDMTSLRVRRKEQEDILDYAYEMEEYLYQSIPYWEDYKFEKFLGEVKTAKLLLDWINEVNEAKILETYEIDTGDLYRLLELVDWLMYSLVELYKLFNPRPEVIEFLKKLHIRVKHGVREELLELITLPMVGRKRARALYNAGFKGIEDIVKAKPSELLRVEGIGVGVLEKIYQHFGVELPKIREKKKAKKGTLDAFFK
- a CDS encoding ABC transporter ATP-binding protein, whose protein sequence is MPEPILQVRDLTVHFYTYAGIVKAIEKVSFDVYKGETFALVGETGCGKSVTSRALTQLIESPGRIVGGKVIYYSEKGPVDLLQLSEEEIREIRGNEIAYIFQDPHASLDPLYTVGYQIAEGMEVHGRIKNIKEGVKKAVDILRSVLIPDPEKRVHNYPHELSGGMKQRVVIGTGIANNPKVLIADEPTTALDVTVQAQILDLINELKAKYRATVILITHNLGVVAETADRVAVMYAGKIVEIGSVKQIFKNPLHPYTKGLLNAVPNPMTKIERLEAIPGTVPNLITPPGGCRFHPRCPYATEVCKQKIPELVEIEDGHFVACHLY
- a CDS encoding ABC transporter ATP-binding protein, encoding MEKVLEVKHLKKYFPVKGLFFTKGYVKAVDDISFEIYKGETFGLVGESGCGKTTTGRTILRLIEPTSGEIIFKGKNVTELKGEELKQFRKDAQIMFQDPYSSLNPRQTVFEIIMEPVRFHGIHVDDPEEFVVKLLESVGLNEMHLYRYPHEFSGGQRQRIALARLLALKPEFIVLDEPTSALDVSVQANILNMLKDLQYDFGFTYLFISHDLGVVKYMSHRMGVMYLGKLVEVGPAERIFENPLHPYTQFLLSAIPVPDPELAEELKAKRQKISGEPPSPINPPSGCRFHPRCPYAKSICKTDEPPLVEVEKDHYVACWLYSKA